In the Staphylococcus condimenti genome, one interval contains:
- the gatC gene encoding Asp-tRNA(Asn)/Glu-tRNA(Gln) amidotransferase subunit GatC yields MARVSREEVEHIANLSKLHISPEETTEMQDTLETILNFAQQIDTADTSSVEPTYHVLDLQNVLREDKAIPGIPQSLALKNAKETEDGQFKVPSIISGEDA; encoded by the coding sequence ATGGCTAGAGTATCACGTGAAGAAGTTGAACATATTGCAAATTTATCTAAACTTCATATTTCACCAGAAGAAACTACTGAAATGCAAGACACATTAGAAACAATTTTAAACTTTGCCCAACAAATCGATACAGCAGATACAAGTTCGGTTGAACCGACTTATCATGTATTAGATTTACAAAACGTTTTAAGAGAGGACAAAGCAATTCCAGGCATTCCTCAATCACTTGCACTTAAAAATGCAAAAGAAACAGAAGATGGACAATTTAAAGTACCATCAATCATCAGCGGGGAGGATGCGTAA
- the gatA gene encoding Asp-tRNA(Asn)/Glu-tRNA(Gln) amidotransferase subunit GatA yields MSIRYESVEKLSEMIKNKEIKPSEVVKDIYDAIEETDPTIKSFLALDKENAIKKAEELDELQAKDQMEGKLFGIPMGIKDNIITEGLETTCASKMLEGFVPIYESTVMNKLHNENAVLIGKLNMDEFAMGGSTETSYYKKTVNPFDHSAVPGGSSGGSAAAVAAGLVPFSLGSDTGGSIRQPAAYCGIVGMKPTYGRVSRFGLVAFASSLDQIGPLTRNVKDNAIVLETIVGEDKHDSTSAPVEDNDFTSDIGKDIRGMKIALPKEYLGEGVNDEVKEAVRNAVEILEGEGAIVEEVSLPNTGYGIPSYYVIASSEASSNLSRFDGIRYGFHSKEANTLDELYKLSRSEGFGKEVKRRILLGTFALSSGYYDAYYKKSQKVRTLIRQDFERVFEDYDVVVGPTTPTPAFNLGEEINDPLTMYANDLLTTPVNLAGLPGISVPCGQTNDRPIGLQFIGKPFDEKTLYRVAYQFEQQYNLHDQYQNL; encoded by the coding sequence ATGTCTATTCGTTATGAATCAGTTGAAAAATTAAGCGAAATGATTAAAAACAAAGAAATCAAACCTTCAGAAGTTGTCAAAGATATCTATGATGCTATTGAAGAAACTGATCCTACAATTAAATCATTTTTAGCCTTAGATAAAGAAAATGCAATTAAAAAAGCAGAAGAATTAGATGAATTGCAAGCAAAAGATCAAATGGAAGGTAAGTTGTTCGGTATTCCTATGGGAATCAAAGATAACATTATTACAGAAGGTCTTGAAACTACTTGTGCCAGCAAAATGTTGGAAGGATTCGTTCCTATTTATGAGTCTACTGTAATGAATAAGTTGCATAATGAAAATGCTGTGTTAATCGGTAAACTTAACATGGATGAATTCGCAATGGGCGGTTCAACAGAAACTTCTTATTATAAAAAGACAGTGAATCCATTTGACCATTCAGCAGTACCAGGTGGTTCTTCAGGCGGTTCTGCAGCAGCAGTAGCAGCTGGTTTAGTACCATTCAGCTTAGGTTCTGATACTGGTGGATCTATTCGTCAACCAGCAGCATATTGCGGTATTGTAGGAATGAAACCGACATATGGCCGTGTTTCTCGTTTTGGTTTAGTTGCTTTCGCATCTTCATTAGACCAAATCGGACCCTTAACACGTAATGTTAAAGATAATGCAATTGTTTTAGAAACAATTGTAGGTGAAGATAAACACGATTCAACAAGTGCACCTGTTGAAGATAATGATTTCACTTCAGACATCGGCAAAGATATCAGAGGCATGAAAATTGCATTACCTAAAGAATATTTAGGTGAAGGTGTAAATGATGAAGTAAAAGAAGCAGTACGCAACGCTGTTGAAATATTAGAAGGCGAAGGTGCTATTGTAGAAGAAGTATCACTTCCAAATACAGGGTACGGTATTCCTTCATACTATGTTATTGCATCATCAGAAGCATCGTCTAACTTGTCACGCTTTGATGGAATTCGTTATGGTTTCCACTCTAAAGAAGCGAACACTTTGGATGAATTATATAAATTATCACGTAGTGAAGGATTCGGTAAAGAAGTTAAACGTCGTATCTTATTAGGTACTTTTGCTTTAAGTTCAGGTTACTATGATGCTTACTACAAAAAATCTCAAAAAGTAAGAACATTGATTCGTCAAGACTTTGAACGTGTATTCGAAGATTATGATGTAGTTGTAGGACCAACAACGCCAACACCTGCCTTTAATTTAGGTGAGGAAATCAATGATCCGTTAACTATGTATGCAAACGATTTATTAACTACTCCAGTCAATCTTGCTGGCTTACCTGGTATTTCAGTACCTTGCGGCCAAACAAATGACAGACCAATCGGATTGCAGTTTATCGGCAAACCATTCGATGAAAAAACACTTTATCGTGTTGCTTATCAATTCGAACAACAATATAACTTACATGATCAATATCAAAATTTATAA
- the gatB gene encoding Asp-tRNA(Asn)/Glu-tRNA(Gln) amidotransferase subunit GatB yields MHFETVIGLEVHVELKTDSKMFSPSPAHFGAEPNSNTNVIDLAYPGVLPVVNRRAVDWAMRASMALNMEIATESKFDRKNYFYPDNPKAYQISQFDQPIGEHGYIDIEVDGETKRIGITRLHMEEDAGKSTHKDGYSLVDLNRQGTPLIEIVSEPDIRSPQEAYAYLEKLRSIIQYTGVSDCKMEEGSLRCDANISLRPYGQEEFGTKAELKNLNSFNYVRKGLEYEEKRQEEELLNGGEVLQETRRFDESTGKTILMRVKEGSDDYRYFPEPDIVPLYVDEAWKERVRQTIPELPDARKEKYVNEYGLPAYDAHVLTLTKEMSDFFEGAVEAGADVKLTSNWLMGGVNEYLNKNQVELQDTKLTPENLAGMIKLIEDGTMSSKIAKKVFPELAENGGDAKQIMEDKGLVQISDESVLLNFVNEALDNNPQSVEDFKNGKGRAKGFLVGQIMKASKGQANPQMVNKLLQQELDKR; encoded by the coding sequence ATGCATTTTGAAACAGTGATTGGACTTGAAGTCCATGTTGAGTTGAAAACAGACTCTAAAATGTTCTCTCCATCACCTGCACATTTCGGAGCAGAACCAAACTCAAATACAAATGTAATCGACCTAGCATACCCAGGTGTATTGCCAGTTGTAAACAGACGTGCTGTAGACTGGGCAATGCGTGCATCAATGGCTTTAAATATGGAAATTGCAACAGAATCAAAATTCGACCGCAAAAACTATTTCTATCCAGATAATCCGAAAGCTTACCAAATTTCTCAATTTGATCAACCAATCGGAGAACATGGCTATATCGATATCGAAGTAGACGGTGAAACAAAACGTATCGGTATTACACGTCTTCATATGGAAGAAGATGCAGGGAAATCAACACATAAAGATGGCTATTCATTAGTTGACTTAAACCGTCAAGGTACACCATTAATTGAAATTGTTTCAGAACCAGATATCCGTTCTCCTCAAGAAGCGTATGCTTATTTAGAAAAATTACGTTCAATTATCCAATATACAGGTGTTTCTGACTGTAAAATGGAAGAAGGTTCATTACGTTGTGATGCGAACATTTCATTACGTCCTTATGGTCAAGAAGAATTCGGTACGAAAGCTGAATTGAAAAACTTGAACTCATTCAACTATGTTCGTAAAGGTCTTGAATATGAAGAAAAACGCCAAGAAGAAGAATTATTGAATGGCGGAGAAGTATTGCAAGAAACACGTCGTTTTGATGAATCAACTGGTAAAACTATTTTAATGCGTGTTAAAGAAGGATCAGATGATTACCGTTACTTCCCAGAACCAGATATCGTACCATTGTACGTTGATGAAGCATGGAAAGAACGCGTACGTCAAACAATCCCTGAATTACCAGATGCACGTAAAGAAAAATACGTGAATGAATATGGCTTACCTGCATATGATGCACATGTTTTAACATTAACTAAGGAAATGTCTGATTTCTTTGAAGGTGCTGTAGAAGCAGGTGCAGATGTTAAATTGACATCAAACTGGTTAATGGGCGGCGTAAATGAGTACTTGAATAAAAACCAAGTTGAACTTCAAGATACTAAATTAACACCTGAAAATCTTGCTGGTATGATTAAGTTAATTGAAGACGGTACAATGAGTAGCAAAATTGCTAAAAAAGTCTTCCCAGAATTAGCTGAAAATGGCGGCGATGCTAAACAAATTATGGAAGATAAAGGTTTAGTTCAAATCTCAGATGAGTCTGTATTATTAAACTTCGTTAACGAAGCTTTAGATAATAACCCTCAATCTGTTGAAGACTTTAAAAACGGTAAAGGCCGTGCAAAAGGCTTCTTAGTTGGACAAATCATGAAAGCTTCTAAAGGACAAGCTAATCCACAAATGGTAAATAAATTGTTGCAACAAGAATTAGACAAGCGCTAA